One window of the Roseovarius sp. THAF9 genome contains the following:
- a CDS encoding ABC transporter substrate-binding protein, translated as MKTKTVLAAALLATTAMTGASAETLRWARAGDSLTLDPHAQNEGPTHTLSHQIYEPLIIRDHSGEFQAALATDWAPKESDPNVWVFNLRQGVTYHDGADFTAEDVVFSINRAKSETSAMKELLTSITEVRAVDDHTVEFVTDGPNPILPANLTNLFMMDKGWAEENDAVAVQDVAGGETTFASSNTNGTGAFTLVSREPDVKTVLEANENYWGKDEFPLDVTEIIYTPIQNAATRVAALLSGEVDFIQDVPVQDLGRVGDTEGLVVKTAPQNRVIFFGMNMGADDIENDDVDGANPLADAKVRKAMSMAINRDAIKQVVMRDQSQPAGMIAPPFVNGWNEEMDSSATTDIEAAKALMEEAGYGDGFSIQLDCPNDRYVNDEAICQAAVGMLAQIGVTVNLDAKPKAQHFPLIENGETDFYMLGWGVPTYDSEYIFNFLVHTRGDERGSWNGTGYSNPELDEKIVSLASETDLEARNATINEIWQVVQEEQLYIPIHHQVLNWGMTDAVGTEVSPEDDPKFKFFEMN; from the coding sequence ATGAAAACCAAGACAGTCCTTGCCGCCGCACTGCTCGCCACCACGGCGATGACCGGCGCATCGGCCGAAACGCTGCGATGGGCCCGCGCGGGCGATTCGCTGACGCTCGACCCCCACGCCCAGAACGAAGGGCCGACGCACACTCTCTCGCACCAGATCTACGAACCACTGATCATCCGTGACCACTCGGGTGAGTTCCAGGCCGCGCTGGCGACCGACTGGGCGCCCAAGGAAAGCGACCCGAACGTCTGGGTCTTCAACCTGCGTCAGGGCGTCACCTATCACGACGGCGCCGACTTCACCGCCGAGGACGTGGTGTTTTCGATCAACCGCGCCAAGTCCGAAACATCGGCGATGAAGGAACTCCTGACCTCGATCACCGAGGTGCGCGCCGTTGACGATCACACCGTCGAATTCGTCACCGACGGTCCCAACCCGATCCTTCCGGCCAACCTCACCAACCTCTTCATGATGGACAAGGGCTGGGCCGAGGAAAACGACGCCGTCGCCGTTCAGGATGTGGCGGGCGGCGAAACAACCTTTGCCTCGTCCAACACCAACGGCACCGGCGCCTTTACGCTGGTCAGCCGCGAACCGGACGTGAAGACGGTGCTGGAAGCGAACGAGAATTACTGGGGCAAGGATGAGTTCCCCCTCGACGTGACCGAGATCATTTACACCCCGATCCAGAACGCCGCCACCCGCGTGGCAGCGCTGCTCTCGGGCGAGGTCGACTTCATCCAGGACGTGCCGGTGCAGGATTTGGGCCGGGTCGGCGACACCGAGGGCCTTGTCGTCAAGACCGCGCCGCAGAACCGCGTGATCTTCTTCGGCATGAACATGGGCGCCGACGATATCGAGAATGACGACGTCGATGGCGCCAACCCGCTGGCCGACGCCAAGGTGCGCAAGGCGATGTCCATGGCAATCAACCGCGACGCCATCAAGCAGGTCGTCATGCGTGACCAGTCCCAGCCCGCGGGCATGATCGCCCCGCCCTTCGTCAACGGCTGGAACGAGGAAATGGACAGCAGCGCGACCACTGACATCGAGGCCGCCAAGGCCCTGATGGAAGAGGCCGGTTATGGCGACGGCTTCAGCATCCAGCTCGACTGCCCCAACGACCGCTACGTCAACGACGAGGCGATCTGCCAGGCGGCCGTCGGGATGCTGGCGCAGATCGGCGTCACCGTGAACCTGGATGCCAAACCCAAGGCACAGCACTTCCCGCTCATCGAGAACGGCGAGACGGATTTCTACATGCTGGGCTGGGGCGTTCCGACCTACGATTCGGAATATATCTTCAACTTCCTCGTCCACACCCGCGGCGACGAGCGCGGCAGCTGGAACGGCACCGGCTATTCCAACCCCGAGCTTGACGAAAAAATCGTCAGCCTCGCCTCGGAAACCGATCTCGAGGCGCGCAACGCCACGATCAACGAGATCTGGCAGGTGGTTCAGGAAGAACAACTTTACATTCCGATCCACCACCAGGTGCTGAACTGGGGCATGACCGACGCGGTCGGCACCGAAGTCAGCCCCGAGGACGATCCCAAGTTCAAGTTCTTCGAAATGAACTAA